TCTTTAACTAAAGGTGTTAGCAATTTTAGAAGCGATATAGATATCTGTATCGTTGCACCGAACGAAAATGCGTTTAAACTTTTTCGGGATACGCTTCCTCTAGATTATGATATCAAGATATTTGAAACGATGCCTCTTTTCCTAAAAATTCAGGTGATACAGAACCATAAAGTTATCTATGCAAAAGATGTTTATGAGTTATATGAGTATTTCTATGGTTTTAGAAAAATATGGGATGATCAAAAACAAAGACAGAAATTAACCCAAAGGGAAGCGTTATTTATGTTTAGCTGAGGCAGCGCATCGATTTTTCTAACTATGTCAACAGAACTATGCAACATCATAAACTAGGTGAATCTTGCTAGATAAGGATAAAACAGGAGGTACGCGCAACATAGATATTTGTTCCGTCTTATGAAAAGAATGTTTTGCGGGTGTTATTTTTATTTACATTTTTAGTAATTTTTATCATAAAAACAGGTTTTATTTTAGGGTAGAGGACTATAAAAGTCAAAAAGTATTTATACTATCTGTTATATTTACTGTCAATTATAGCTTGAGATATAGCTAGGAGAGAATGGGTGAATATGAAGGCAAATAGAAAATTTGTGAAAGGTGAGGAAGCGGTTTCTGCTGTTATCGGTGTTATCCTAATGGTTGCGATAACAGTCGCGATAGCAGCGACAGTGTATGTGTATGTTAGTGGAATGATTGGAGGAACTAAACAATCTACGCCAACTATAGCTTGTAATATTGACAGCTCTGCCAATAAGATAATAATCGCTACTGCAGAACCAACTGTGCAATGGAATGATGTTGTTATAACAAATAGTTCAGGCCCTTCTTGTCGTTATGCAGTTTATACAGGAGGCGGGGTTATTAACTCCTCTATGAATCCAACAGGTATGATAATAGCAGGAGATTATATATACTGTTGGGCTCCAACAGGATCTGTCGTTTTTACTATGAGATACGTTCCTACGAATTCTCTGTTAGGAAGTTGGACAGTTATCATATAGACTCTCTATTTTCTCCTTTTCTATTTCTTTTTTAATCTAAAAATTATAAACCACGTTAGATAAGTTTATCAAATTTAAAATAAAAAACATCATCATCTTAATATCCCCTTTTCCAATATCATCTAACTATGCTAGAAACAGTAACCATACTTGACATAACACGTCCTATTGTTGGAATAGCGATACTATCCTCCTAATCTCTCATGATTTTTTATGATGAATCTAGCAACCACTTCCAAAGAGGGAGATACACGATATTCTTTCCATCCATCCTCTGTTTTCCCTCGATTTCATCTGTAATAACAAAACCTTCATTTAAGTCAAATGCATCCATCGCTTTGTCCAGTGCTTTCACCTCTCGCTGTTTGGTATCCATGTTCTCAATATCATAGCACACTTGAATAAGTTGCATAATCTTCGTACCTTGCTTAACTACAAAATCGACTTCCTCGTGTTGTTTCGTTTTCCAATAGTATAAATGGAATCCCTTTCGTATTAATTCAATTGCTACTGTGTTTTCGTAGAGCCTTCCCATATTTTCAGACGTTTTAAATCCTGCAATGTTTGCAATCCCGTTATCCACACAATAGATTTTTCGAGGATACTGCATCTGATCTTTTACTTTGTAAGAAAATATAAGGCTATCAAAAAACAAAAATGCATTTTTCAAATGCCAAAAGTAATTCAAAAGAGTCGGAACAGAAATCTTAATTCCTCTGCTAGCAAAATAATTTTTCATCTTATTGAAACTAAGTGGATTGGAAATATTACTCGCAAGATAATAAGAAAATTCCTCCATCACATCTTCCCTTCTTATATTCGTTCTTGAAAGCACATCTCTTGAAACAATATCTGTAAACAGCTGAGAGAGAATTGATTCTTTTTCTTCACCCAATACCACATCAGGAAATCCTCCGACATGCAGATAGTCATTTAGATGTTTTTTAATCTTGGTCTCTTCTCGCTCTGTTGGTATTCTATCGGTTATCCTGATGTCTTGAAACTGTAGAAATTCCCTGAAGTTAAGTGGCAATACCTGCGTTGTAAGATGTCTTCCAGTTAATAATTTTGAGTATTCTTTACTAAGTAGATTGGCGAATGATCTGCTAACAAAAATCTTTATTTTATCTTTAAATTCATCATGGATACTACGTATATATCTTTCCCATCCATTTATCCGCTGAACTTCATCTAGAAATAGATAAACAGTTCCATATTTTTCAAAG
The nucleotide sequence above comes from Candidatus Thermoplasmatota archaeon. Encoded proteins:
- a CDS encoding nucleotidyltransferase domain-containing protein is translated as MDKKLIKKIKKDFEPLYARVLGILLYGSLTKGVSNFRSDIDICIVAPNENAFKLFRDTLPLDYDIKIFETMPLFLKIQVIQNHKVIYAKDVYELYEYFYGFRKIWDDQKQRQKLTQREALFMFS
- a CDS encoding type IV pilin N-terminal domain-containing protein, which gives rise to MKANRKFVKGEEAVSAVIGVILMVAITVAIAATVYVYVSGMIGGTKQSTPTIACNIDSSANKIIIATAEPTVQWNDVVITNSSGPSCRYAVYTGGGVINSSMNPTGMIIAGDYIYCWAPTGSVVFTMRYVPTNSLLGSWTVII
- a CDS encoding ATP-binding protein, giving the protein MNEEITQVIREYWEKGIPQQLHEREIELSSERNFINDIVGPRRAGKTYLMFLTIKKLRERLDKEATIYINFENRKLIPLKDSYFNDIIKFIYAEELFEKYGTVYLFLDEVQRINGWERYIRSIHDEFKDKIKIFVSRSFANLLSKEYSKLLTGRHLTTQVLPLNFREFLQFQDIRITDRIPTEREETKIKKHLNDYLHVGGFPDVVLGEEKESILSQLFTDIVSRDVLSRTNIRREDVMEEFSYYLASNISNPLSFNKMKNYFASRGIKISVPTLLNYFWHLKNAFLFFDSLIFSYKVKDQMQYPRKIYCVDNGIANIAGFKTSENMGRLYENTVAIELIRKGFHLYYWKTKQHEEVDFVVKQGTKIMQLIQVCYDIENMDTKQREVKALDKAMDAFDLNEGFVITDEIEGKQRMDGKNIVYLPLWKWLLDSS